The segment CGATCCGCGAGGTCGGCGGCGAGAACATGCTGATCGCGGTCGACCAGGAGGGCGGCCCGGTGCAGCGCTTCCGCGACGGCTTCACCCGGCTGCCGGCGCTGGCGAAGGTGGGAGCGGCGTACGACCGCGATCCGGTCGATGCCATCCGGCTGGCCGAGGAGCACGCCTGGGTGATGGCCAGCGAACTGCGCGCCATGGGTGTGGATTTCAGCTTCGCCCCGGTGGTGGATCTTGCCCGAGGTAATGCGGCGATCGGCCTGCGCGCGTTCCACGCCGATCCGGCGGTGGCCGCCGAGTTGGGCCAGGCCTACGTGCGCGGCATGCACCTGGCCGGGATGGCCGCGGTGCTCAAGCATTTCCCGGGGCACGGCTCGGTGGCAGCCGACACGCACAAGGCGCAGGCGATCGACCCGCGCCCGCTGGCCGCCATCGAGCAGGCTGACCTGGTGCCGTTCGCGCAGTGCCTGGAGTCGCGCGTCGAGGCGGTGATGATGGCGCACGTGATCTATCCGGCCGTCGACGAGCGTCCGGCCGGCTTTTCGCCGGTGTGGATCGGCGACGTCCTGCGCGGCCGGCTCGGCTTCGACGGCGCGGTGATCAGCGACGACATCTCGATGGCCGCGGCCGGTGCCGCCGGCGGCGTGGCCGCGCGTGTGCATGCGCACCTCGATGCCGGCTGCGACCTGGTGCTGGCCTGCTTCCCCGACGTGGTGGACGAGGCCATCGCCGCCGTGGCCGGCCGTGCGCCGGGTTTCGCCCATCGCCTCGCGGCCCTGCGCGGCGCGATTGGTGCCAGCTGGGACTCGCTGACCGACAACCCGCAGCGCGACCGCTTCATCGCGCGCATCACGGCGCTGGACGCCGAAGGAACCCCCGCAT is part of the Dyella thiooxydans genome and harbors:
- the nagZ gene encoding beta-N-acetylhexosaminidase; its protein translation is MLMIGLAGLALEPRERDWLVAPGVSGVLLFARNFSSREQLGALVESIREVGGENMLIAVDQEGGPVQRFRDGFTRLPALAKVGAAYDRDPVDAIRLAEEHAWVMASELRAMGVDFSFAPVVDLARGNAAIGLRAFHADPAVAAELGQAYVRGMHLAGMAAVLKHFPGHGSVAADTHKAQAIDPRPLAAIEQADLVPFAQCLESRVEAVMMAHVIYPAVDERPAGFSPVWIGDVLRGRLGFDGAVISDDISMAAAGAAGGVAARVHAHLDAGCDLVLACFPDVVDEAIAAVAGRAPGFAHRLAALRGAIGASWDSLTDNPQRDRFIARITALDAEGTPA